A genomic stretch from Amia ocellicauda isolate fAmiCal2 chromosome 23, fAmiCal2.hap1, whole genome shotgun sequence includes:
- the cfap36 gene encoding cilia- and flagella-associated protein 36 isoform X3 has protein sequence MAEDSEWVVESIAGYLGSPEWVIPVTDFMENKCTVFDDEDENKLTYTEIHQQYKELVEKLLEHYMQEVGINEEQLLEACTSPLARSKALQNVFQPVLATEDFDIFKSLMVQKNIELQLQALRMIQERNGGLPECLTNGLDMMSELEQQELRILKEVLKRSKEEYDQEMSKRGLLEEEAGSTSNSSTECAALDSTELQDTPPVRQQESVAREPSTVCNSSKKPQEKSAGGHVSKAGESVHKNPPTMRAQPAAKLLPGRSCVDGKVLAPVRALVRAAEPSPEPREKKASEAAEAWLEEARREAGISRPFTELTEAQQEQLQQRAQYLRQQRDKLQAIRREQRPQPPTPEPPPATPAPSTKAISEEEKKQLQKRKHLAEKLKEEVIKK, from the exons ATGGCCGAGGACAGCGAGTGGGTCGTGGAGAGCATCGCTGGATACCTCGGCAGCCCGGAGTGGGTTATCCCTGTGACAGActtcatggaaaacaaatgtacag TGTTTGATGATGAGGATGAAAACAAACTGACCTACACAGAAATCCATCAACAGTACAAGGAATTG GTAGAAAAACTGCTGGAGCACTATATGCAGGAAGTTGGGATCAATGAGGAGCAGTTATTGGAGGCGTGCACATCTCCCCTGGCCAGATCTAAGGCACTGCAG AATGTGTTCCAGCCTGTGTTGGCAACGGAGGACTTCGATATCTTCAAGTCTTTGATGGTCCAGAAGAACATCGAGCTGCAGCTACAGGCCCTGCGCATGATACAGGAGCGCAATG GTGGCCTGCCGGAGTGCCTAACGAATGGGCTGGACATGATGAGCGAGCTGGAACAGCAGGAGCTCCGCATACTGAAAGAGGTGCTGAA GCGATCAAAGGAGGAGTACGATCAGGAGATGTCGAAGAGGGGCCTACTGGAGGAAGAGGCCGGCTCCACTTCCAACAGCAGCACCGAGTGCGCGGCCCTGGACAGCACAGAGCTGCAGGACACGCCGCCGGTCAGACAGCAGGAGAGCGTGGCACGGGAACCAAGCACT GTGTGCAATTCCTCAAAGAAACCCCAGGAGAAAAGCGCTGGAGGACATGTTTCCAAAGCTGGGGAGAGTGTGCACAAGAATCCCCCAACGATGAGGGCTCAGCCTGCTGCTAAACTGCTGCCAG GCAGGAGTTGCGTGGATGGGAAGGTCCTGGCCCCAGTCAGAGCTCTGGTCAGGGCAGCTGAGCCGTCGCCCGAGCCCCGGGAGAAGAAGGCGAGCGAGGCCGCCGAGGCCTGGCTAGAGGAGGCCCGCAGGGAGGCCGGAATATCCAGGCCTTTCACT GAGTTGACGGAGGCGCAGCAGGAGCAGCTGCAGCAGCGAGCGCAATACTTGAGGCAGCAGAGAGACAAGCTGCAGGCCATCAGGAGAGAACAGAGACCCCAGCCCCCCACGCCAGAGCCGCCGCCTGCCACCCCGGCCCCCAGCACAAAG GCAATTTCCGAAGAGGAGAAAAAGCAGTtgcagaaaagaaaacacttgGCCGAGAAGCTGAAGGAAGAAGTCATCAAAAAATGA
- the cfap36 gene encoding cilia- and flagella-associated protein 36 isoform X2 has translation MAEDSEWVVESIAGYLGSPEWVIPVTDFMENKCTVFDDEDENKLTYTEIHQQYKELVEKLLEHYMQEVGINEEQLLEACTSPLARSKALQNVFQPVLATEDFDIFKSLMVQKNIELQLQALRMIQERNGGLPECLTNGLDMMSELEQQELRILKEVLKRSKEEYDQEMSKRGLLEEEAGSTSNSSTECAALDSTELQDTPPVRQQESVAREPSTVCNSSKKPQEKSAGGHVSKAGESVHKNPPTMRAQPAAKLLPGRSCVDGKVLAPVRALVRAAEPSPEPREKKASEAAEAWLEEARREAGISRPFTELTEAQQEQLQQRAQYLRQQRDKLQAIRREQRPQPPTPEPPPATPAPSTKKEDISHTNINDKNVKEEPAKASQTVSTALVGQKKQAISEEEKKQLQKRKHLAEKLKEEVIKK, from the exons ATGGCCGAGGACAGCGAGTGGGTCGTGGAGAGCATCGCTGGATACCTCGGCAGCCCGGAGTGGGTTATCCCTGTGACAGActtcatggaaaacaaatgtacag TGTTTGATGATGAGGATGAAAACAAACTGACCTACACAGAAATCCATCAACAGTACAAGGAATTG GTAGAAAAACTGCTGGAGCACTATATGCAGGAAGTTGGGATCAATGAGGAGCAGTTATTGGAGGCGTGCACATCTCCCCTGGCCAGATCTAAGGCACTGCAG AATGTGTTCCAGCCTGTGTTGGCAACGGAGGACTTCGATATCTTCAAGTCTTTGATGGTCCAGAAGAACATCGAGCTGCAGCTACAGGCCCTGCGCATGATACAGGAGCGCAATG GTGGCCTGCCGGAGTGCCTAACGAATGGGCTGGACATGATGAGCGAGCTGGAACAGCAGGAGCTCCGCATACTGAAAGAGGTGCTGAA GCGATCAAAGGAGGAGTACGATCAGGAGATGTCGAAGAGGGGCCTACTGGAGGAAGAGGCCGGCTCCACTTCCAACAGCAGCACCGAGTGCGCGGCCCTGGACAGCACAGAGCTGCAGGACACGCCGCCGGTCAGACAGCAGGAGAGCGTGGCACGGGAACCAAGCACT GTGTGCAATTCCTCAAAGAAACCCCAGGAGAAAAGCGCTGGAGGACATGTTTCCAAAGCTGGGGAGAGTGTGCACAAGAATCCCCCAACGATGAGGGCTCAGCCTGCTGCTAAACTGCTGCCAG GCAGGAGTTGCGTGGATGGGAAGGTCCTGGCCCCAGTCAGAGCTCTGGTCAGGGCAGCTGAGCCGTCGCCCGAGCCCCGGGAGAAGAAGGCGAGCGAGGCCGCCGAGGCCTGGCTAGAGGAGGCCCGCAGGGAGGCCGGAATATCCAGGCCTTTCACT GAGTTGACGGAGGCGCAGCAGGAGCAGCTGCAGCAGCGAGCGCAATACTTGAGGCAGCAGAGAGACAAGCTGCAGGCCATCAGGAGAGAACAGAGACCCCAGCCCCCCACGCCAGAGCCGCCGCCTGCCACCCCGGCCCCCAGCACAAAG AAGGAGGATATTTCTCACACAAATATCaatgataaaaatgtaaaagaagaACCGGCCAAAGCATCACAAACAGTGAGCACAGCCCTAGTGGGACAAAAAAAGCAG GCAATTTCCGAAGAGGAGAAAAAGCAGTtgcagaaaagaaaacacttgGCCGAGAAGCTGAAGGAAGAAGTCATCAAAAAATGA
- the cfap36 gene encoding cilia- and flagella-associated protein 36 isoform X1: protein MAEDSEWVVESIAGYLGSPEWVIPVTDFMENKCTVFDDEDENKLTYTEIHQQYKELVEKLLEHYMQEVGINEEQLLEACTSPLARSKALQNVFQPVLATEDFDIFKSLMVQKNIELQLQALRMIQERNGGLPECLTNGLDMMSELEQQELRILKEVLKRSKEEYDQEMSKRGLLEEEAGSTSNSSTECAALDSTELQDTPPVRQQESVAREPSTVCNSSKKPQEKSAGGHVSKAGESVHKNPPTMRAQPAAKLLPGRSCVDGKVLAPVRALVRAAEPSPEPREKKASEAAEAWLEEARREAGISRPFTELTEAQQEQLQQRAQYLRQQRDKLQAIRREQRPQPPTPEPPPATPAPSTKKEDISHTNINDKNVKEEPAKASQTVSTALVGQKKQVTQKAISEEEKKQLQKRKHLAEKLKEEVIKK, encoded by the exons ATGGCCGAGGACAGCGAGTGGGTCGTGGAGAGCATCGCTGGATACCTCGGCAGCCCGGAGTGGGTTATCCCTGTGACAGActtcatggaaaacaaatgtacag TGTTTGATGATGAGGATGAAAACAAACTGACCTACACAGAAATCCATCAACAGTACAAGGAATTG GTAGAAAAACTGCTGGAGCACTATATGCAGGAAGTTGGGATCAATGAGGAGCAGTTATTGGAGGCGTGCACATCTCCCCTGGCCAGATCTAAGGCACTGCAG AATGTGTTCCAGCCTGTGTTGGCAACGGAGGACTTCGATATCTTCAAGTCTTTGATGGTCCAGAAGAACATCGAGCTGCAGCTACAGGCCCTGCGCATGATACAGGAGCGCAATG GTGGCCTGCCGGAGTGCCTAACGAATGGGCTGGACATGATGAGCGAGCTGGAACAGCAGGAGCTCCGCATACTGAAAGAGGTGCTGAA GCGATCAAAGGAGGAGTACGATCAGGAGATGTCGAAGAGGGGCCTACTGGAGGAAGAGGCCGGCTCCACTTCCAACAGCAGCACCGAGTGCGCGGCCCTGGACAGCACAGAGCTGCAGGACACGCCGCCGGTCAGACAGCAGGAGAGCGTGGCACGGGAACCAAGCACT GTGTGCAATTCCTCAAAGAAACCCCAGGAGAAAAGCGCTGGAGGACATGTTTCCAAAGCTGGGGAGAGTGTGCACAAGAATCCCCCAACGATGAGGGCTCAGCCTGCTGCTAAACTGCTGCCAG GCAGGAGTTGCGTGGATGGGAAGGTCCTGGCCCCAGTCAGAGCTCTGGTCAGGGCAGCTGAGCCGTCGCCCGAGCCCCGGGAGAAGAAGGCGAGCGAGGCCGCCGAGGCCTGGCTAGAGGAGGCCCGCAGGGAGGCCGGAATATCCAGGCCTTTCACT GAGTTGACGGAGGCGCAGCAGGAGCAGCTGCAGCAGCGAGCGCAATACTTGAGGCAGCAGAGAGACAAGCTGCAGGCCATCAGGAGAGAACAGAGACCCCAGCCCCCCACGCCAGAGCCGCCGCCTGCCACCCCGGCCCCCAGCACAAAG AAGGAGGATATTTCTCACACAAATATCaatgataaaaatgtaaaagaagaACCGGCCAAAGCATCACAAACAGTGAGCACAGCCCTAGTGGGACAAAAAAAGCAGGTGACCCAAAAA GCAATTTCCGAAGAGGAGAAAAAGCAGTtgcagaaaagaaaacacttgGCCGAGAAGCTGAAGGAAGAAGTCATCAAAAAATGA